Below is a window of Arabidopsis thaliana chromosome 2, partial sequence DNA.
ATCTTCGATTCACAAAGAAGCACGGAAATTAAGATTGTGTATAGAACTAATCTTAATTTCATAAGTaactaatttataattaagttaTAATTTATTCACAATCTCAATTATAAATTTGACTCAATTATAACTTAAATATTTCACCATTTATTTAATCACagttaattattattttttaatttgtccAGACAGATTCAACGGGAGCCTCGTATTATTGCATAAACAAGTAGGAGTTATATAAACATAGTATTTTTCAACCTCTACTGGCTTTAGAATATAAATATCCAATTATCATCTATATGATAAGCGTAAAATCTATTCTACGTCACGAAGGATTGGATTTTATTggagttttcttataataaaactaatgATTTTGGACATTGATAAGCAAATTCGGATCTGTAGTGGGACCAAGTTACTTGCAATAACACGTGGGGAGTTGAGTTCAAATCTTTATATGTTGATCATTTGATGTGTTGGCACGATCagtggttttgttttattttttgaacaaGCATCATCAGTGTTTAAAATAGTGAACATGATAACTTACTTATATCATTAGGGGTAAATATTAGCTATCAACTATCAAGTACGAGCTAATCATAAAATGATATATGAACTTTAGACCCATAATATGATATCTTCAAGACTACTTAAAACCTCAATTTTCTGAAATATACTATGCAAATACCCAAAACACTTAAACTAACAGAGCATTTACATATCCTCTTTTGCatctgcatttttttttttttttctaattttgagCATCGAAAGATCTTcgaaaataactttttatgCTCCTAACGATCGATTTTGACAATTTTCTTCGTGGTCTATTTAAATACTGCACAAACTATCACAATTTTgtctaataaaaaaacttacaatatttatcattgttttcttccaGTTTATCCATATGTCATATGCTTTATCTACATTTAATCTAATTCGTCCACGTGATGGGctgtggtttttttttttcttacctaAAGTCATAGACTCACAAATCTATATTTCTATCAAGATGGATACATTTATGGTACGAATCACATGATtttgatctttaattaaaGTCTTGTTAGTTTTCCAATGCCAGATCTCATCGCATCGGTGGCTACTCAAATCCCCACCTATTAATACCAATTTCAACCAAAACAATTCCcacatttaattattttcaggacctttaatttactaaaatttattattgCTAAACCTACCGGATCGGGTAAACGGATATGCGATTCGTCAGCCAAATTCatataacaattataaaccaTATGCTCTTTTTCCATGCAGATATTAATTGTATACTGCAAAATaatgattataaaaaacaaaatcatatagaTCCACTATAAAGagttcactcgaccacattcacataacaaaacaaaatcatacatACTCCAGAACAAaggaaaatttaaaatatatctcCTTATATACTCCtaaagttttctttcctttagcttcttgtttagttttattctttcaacattaacttttttttactctcttgtcaaaagagaaaaagagttcTTGTAATGGATGATTCAAGCTTTATGGATTTGATGATCGACACTGACGAGTATCTGATCGATGACTGGGAATCCGATTTCCCGATATGCGGGGAAACTAACACCAACCCCGGTTCCGAGTCTGGATCTGGAACCGGGTTTGAGTTGCTAGCAGAAAGACCAACGAAGCAAATgaaaaccaacaacaacatgaattcaacatcttcttctccgtcgtcttcttcttcttctggttctCGCACGTCACAAGTGATCTCATTTGGGTCTCCAGACACGAAAACCAACCCGGTCGAGACATCTTTGAACTTCTCCAACCAAGTAAGCATGGATCAGAAAGTGGGGtcgaaaagaaaagattgtgttaacaatggaggaagaagagaaccaCATCTATTGAAAGAACATGTTTTGGCTGAACGAAAACGTCGACAAAAGCTCAACGAGCGTTTGATTGCTCTCTCTGCTCTTCTTCCTGGCCTCAAAAAGGTCAACATCTATAAACCATCTCTTTCTGATTGTACTTTAActatttgtgtttggtttaatatttattatatagtatattcttttataaataaccCACCAGAACCGTAAATATATATTCGGAAAAAGAaactcatttttctttaaatgtaAATGTAAACTCCAACCTCaacaaacataagaaaatcttgttcttatttacattttgaaaatgaaaatctgttttttttcttaaacgtTTTTTTTCTCGTAAAAATCGTGTTTAATATGATAGGCTTGTAATTTGTTTGTATGTGGATGCCACTACTCATAAAATCCGGATGGTGACACAATGTTCTCTAGTAAATATTGtactaaatgttttttttttttttgtgtgtgtgtgtgtagaCGGACAAGGCAACAGTTCTTGAAGATGCCATCAAACATTTGAAACAACTTCAAGAGCGGGTAAAGAAGCTGGAGGAGGAGCGAGTGGTGACCAAGAAAATGGATCAATCAATTATATTGGTGAAGAGATCTCAAGTGTATTTAGATGATGATTCTTCATCTTATTCTTCTACTTGCTCTGCTGCGTCtcctctgtcttcttcttcggacGAAGTTTCGATCTTCAAACAAACAATGCCTATGATCGAAGCCCGAGTTTCAGACAGAGATTTGTTGATTAGAGTCCATTGTGAGAAGAACAAAGGGTGTATGATTAAGATCTTAAGTTCCTTGGAGAAGTTTCGTCTTGAAGTAGTCAATAGCTTCACTTTACCATTTGGAAATTCAACTCTCGTTATAACCATTCTCACTAAGGTATGTTATCAAtcttctaatatttttttatttatcatattctatctttttttatatattatcatttactgttgatttttatgtattaATGTGATTTTTAAATCTAATTTGCAGATGGACAACAAATTTTCTCGACCAGTTGAAGAAGTGGTGAAGAACATAAGAGTTGCGTTAGctgaataatattttaaaaaacgtTTATGTGAATTTCGCAGTGGTTAAACGTGTTAGATTTGGTCTCCAATTTTGACCAGATCACTCGGTTTAGTTGAATAATGAGTAGTTGGATAATAAAACCAGATATATGCACGAAATATGGGATTTTGTCGTTTGTTGAGTGCAAAAGCTGGATTGGTGTGTGTACCTAATTATGGCTGTATCATTGGTTTTGAtactttgatatatatttttccccAATATCATTGGGTTGGTTCAATAATGAAGTACCTAAGTGTTCATTAATTTTATTGGCTTCATGTTAATTACTTTTTGATTATACTTAATCTGTAAATCTTTAACTGAGAACGAGAAATCTATGCTAACTATATTGGGACTTCATGCTGctataaacaaatttcattagaaattctttttgtgttcttataaaagttttgagttCAGTTGACCTCTATGGGctcttataaatttttatttacttgtattttgaaataaaaatggttaCTATAGTTACAAATTTGCTTATTGATCTCAGTGTTCAagatttatattataaattgtGAGATATGATTTTCTCCCATTCCCATTTTGATTGGTCGACCAAATGCCTTGTTTTTAAAGGTTATGTAAGTATTACTTAACAATATTTTCGTCCTAAATCTTCCACTTTTTTTTCAACTACACATTGATTAGAGATTCATTTTTTGATTGGTAGCCCaatcaaaaagagaagagtttaCATAAGAATTATCAGAACTTAAAGATTTAGAAGTCTTAGCTAAATaatcaatttgaaaattacAAGAGCGAGGAATATTAGaaaacgagaaaaaaaaacttaacttGGAGCGAACCAAACTCATCTAGGATTTTGAAAAAGCGGGACATTTCTGATGAGATTGCAATATAGAGAAAGTAATTCTACACAATCTATTTCGAAAACATGacaatttacattttttgagAGAATATTCTTAATACAATCCTCCATTTCTTTTTacaatgaaaaattgaatcatTGCTTATTTTCAACATTAATCACACATTAATTttaatcttattattttattttatacttatCTTCTATATCAATCTTTAgtattgataaattttattaattgaaatttattttttatttttaaattttatataccTTTTCACATTGTAAACAGTGCTTAATTAATCAACGAATGAgctgttaaaagaaaatgataaacaagattattttaaaatagatttaatactttaagaaatatatgtctagtattttcaaatatttaaaccaaattttctttcactaaacaaatttttttataagaccTACAAATGGTATCtattttgtatacaaaataGACACAATTGTGACCCCACTAAGAAATAGACATATAGAAAAGTTAATACTTGTAGAATAGTTTGTCTTTTTgctataaaaatattaaaatacaatAGCGACCCCTTTAAAAACAGTGGTTAGAGGAGGCACTAGTTGtagttataaattttgaaacaatttattGTGTCTTGCGAGTGggctaaaaattaaaattcccCCATTAGACAGTGataggaaaaatatttaagacaTAAGTTGACTAACAATAAATgtcatttaaagaaaaaataatgggTGGGGAAATCgttaatttttaatcaacAAAATTGTAGTGATCTTACTTCCATCGGGGATTCTTCTAGAAATATACTGAGAAATGTTGACAGGAAACAAATTGAGTGTAACGCTCCGACCATCACCGTATGTGGTCTTCTATACTATTTCTCAGTTCGTAGACTTCAACATCGTCtgataacaattttaaaaagttgtttattgtctaaatatgTATCAGAAATTACTTCTAAGCAAGTCACTCATTCTAAAAGTGCTCCAGCTCAAATACGTTTAATTATAGAGTTTTAACACGATGTTTAAccccaaaaataattaagtgTAGTTTAGTAAcattgataaataaaataattcttttaatctttctttatGTACAACCATATTTCTAAAATTAGGGATGTTACATTtaggtttctttttttccttgctAGAATGTAATAAtccataataataataatgatttagATTCTAATCTTtcaattataatatatacaagtgGTCCCatggtaaaaagaaaaaacatggaAGCATAAATCATAAAAGCAATTTCAGTCCACTACTCAATATTAACACAAAGGCTAATGAATTTAGACAAAGTGATGACGatatcatatttaatttcCAAATCCATTGTTCGAAATGAGAGTGCGAAAGCTAAGTGGAAAAAGCCAAAATTACCAAAACTCTTAGCACTAGAAACCTTTCACTGGAGGCCCAAGATTGAGCCGTCAACTTCACATTTACGTTCATCTTGACATTTTAAAACGGCTGTCAATTTCCATCACGAAAAAAGTGTGTATATGTGTATTGAAGTCTCACTTCgagtatgttttttttgttgttatgtgATTCTATCGAGTTAGTATTGTTTGCTATTGGCGCATACATCTTTGTGGACCGGAGACAATAGCAGGCTAATTAGTCATTTTCCAACGTGTTTCGAACTGGAGACCCGGCACATGAGCTACAACCTTTAACCACGTGAGTATCTTGTGCTGGTTGGTTATCGAGTTATTGTTAGGTTTTGGAGTCTTCTAAGATTTATGTGAAACCAGTATCATTAAAAGTGAtagcaataaaaaaagatgaaacagaTTTACGTAGCagtatattattatgatagtCTTATTAaacttggtttcttcttcctttttccccttcaaaattcaaatcaaagtCTTTGTAAATTTGTTACGTACAAACTAAATATTGGagtataaattattatgtgaAAGTGTGGACATCGGAAATTTGTAATATGTTTGCATTACATGACCTAAGGGCTGAGATAatcaattataatatattgttcATGATCGTATCGTAACACccttttctataaataaaaaaaggttaCGTACGGCATACGACACTTATTAAGCtttgatataaataaaaatatttgaagagaAACCTTAGAAAGTAGTTTACCTAAACTACTACTTCTTTAACTATCCAAACCCACTTGAAGTAAACTTAATAAATATCTCACAAGATCATCTTAGTCTAAGAGATCTTAAACTCTCAACCAACATCTTAAAACATCGTACAGTAATAGCATAACCACTAACACCTAAATCCTAAGAACAACCGTAGATAGCCTAAAAGCGTAAGAAGTTACTTAGATGAACTCAAATGACAGGTATGAGGTATCCCGAATGACCTTGATCATCTTTTCCGCGATGCAAACTTATTTACTTCCCAACAATAGCCTTCTAAAGATGCTCTCATGAGcaagaacaaaaagatgaaaaccaacaaaaaaaaaacacaccaagaagatgagaaaaaatgTTGCAAGATTATTGCTCTGTTCTCACTTTTATAGCCCAACTACATAAATCATAAACGTTCTTGTATCTAAGAACAAAGTGGTTCGATGGAACGATAAAACAATCGAAGATTTTACCTAAAGGAGATGAGTTTCTTGAACCTTTAAGATTGGATCCAAGAAGACCGCAAGAGCTTTTATTGTGAGGCATTATTCTTATTCCAAAACTCTGACTATTCCAAAACCATCGCTTAAGTGTGTTTATTCACGATCGAGTCTCTTTATTTCTTCGCAAAGGTAACACCTTTATGAATACTTACTGAAAGCTCTTTCTTTGCCTTCTCTAATCCCATCCTGATCAATTAGCAAAAAGAAAGGGCGGAAAAACGATATGAACATACAAACATGTCGAAGTAAATTCAAGATGTCAGATCGATCaagattttaacttttacCTCTCATATTCGTTCAATGGTCCAAGGCCGTACACTTCATCGATCCCACATCGTCCCAGACGCACCTTCGATGCGAAGAAGGGAAGCTCAGTCACCTGTATGAGGAATAAGACAAAGTCCATATGTTCATCTTTTAGGGTTAAGAGATCTTTTATAGATACAATATTGTACAGTTGAATTAAAGGACTGTACATGGGATGCCACATATGCGCACTCAACGATGTTTGCATCACCTCGTAGACCCCTGAGGCAAGCATCTGCAAACTCCACTGCTGCATATGCCtgtattttatcatttaaCAGATTGAGATATCAATCAAATTCCCAGCTTTGTCATACAACTCCCATGTTACAACAAAAGACCTACCATGGATAGTGTTGCAGAACCTGCTCCAGCTTTAGCCTGCAAAATGATTTAAACGGTAAATGCACCGCTTAATTCGaagttcaaaacaaagaaagctgAAAGATTAGTTTATACCTCAACAACTTCAGTGCCACCGTTTTGGATGCGGTCTGTGAGATATTCAATCTCTTTTTGAGTGAACGAGCAAGGAGGTTTCACCTGTAGCCAACATAATGATGAGAATATTATATCTGcttcaaacaaacataatgaTGAGAATCATCTGATCTCAAACCTGCGAAAGCAGTGGTAAAATCGTAACTCCTGCGTGTCCTCCAACAACCGGAACTTCAACTTCACGGGGATCAAGACTCATTACTTCCGCCTATTCAACCCCATaaatgcaaagaagaagatagttgAGTTCTAATGGACAATACTAAACACCATTCTAAGACCAAATAATGAGTGCATACCACAAAGGTATTAGCTCTAACAACATCAAGCATAGTGACACCCATGAGTTTCTTTGGATCAAAGGTTCCAGCTTTCTTGAAAACCTCAGCTGCGATTGGCACCGTGGAGTTCACCGGATTACTGATTATATTCACAATTGCTTTAGGACAACATTTAGCTATAGCTTCAGAGAGTGTCCTCACAATCCCAGCATTAATGTTAAACAGATCATCCCTCGTCATCCCTGGTTTCCTCGGAACACCAGCAGGTATGATCACTAAATCCATACCCGTAAGTGCTTCCTCTAACTGCGGCTGCCCGAGAAATCCACGAACCTAAAACaaagttttccaaaaacattCACAACAATCTCTATATGAtcttaacaacaacaatcatcACTAGTGCTCTACAACATCTAAAGTACTAGTTTTTAAGCTCATGTATATGATCTTTAAGCTCATTTCTCtatttcaacaacaacaatcatcACTATTGATCAATTTTATTAGCTCTAAAACAtctaaagtagtaattttgGAATCGAAAACCGGAGAATTTAGAACTTACAACGGCACTAGTATCCATATGACTAATATCAGCAGTAACACCAGGAGCATTAGCAACATCATAGAGATGAAGAACCGAAACCAAAggattcatcttcatcaacatcgCAAGAGGTTGTCCAATTCCACCAGCTGCTCCAAGTATCGCCACTTTGAATCCGGGTGATCCACCTTTTGCCCGACAAGCCACCCGATTCAAACCTGACCCGTCAGCAATCTAAATCCAAATCATCGAAATCAGatcaacccaaaaaaaaaagaatcaaacttCGATCACCAAATTGGTTTAAGAATCAGAGAATTCAACGAAATTTGAACCTGATTATGAAGATTAGGAGGATTGAGATGAGCAGAGATTCTCGCGATACGTTGGTTTGGATCCATGGCTGCTTAAAGCTTTGTTCTTTAACAACGAAATTGAGGTCTGATTAAGCGATCACGGTGAAGAATCGGTAAAAGGGTACGAAGAGATTTATATAATAGAGAGATAGTGATAAAGATGACGTCAAAATGGATCCATGTATTGGGAAGTGTGGcaagagaacagagagagcTTATCTGTCGTTTCTCCGAAGTGTGGAAGACGGTACGACATTTCCGGTATAAATTCCGGTACAGTTCAAGTCAAACCATACcttttaaacttataattttattttaaaacaattttgttaaaatcttttaCTGCTTAACTACAGTCAAATTATGTGCATTATGTTCAGAACGGTACGATATTTCCGGTATAAATTCCAGTACAGTTCAAGTCAAACCATACcttttaaacttataattttattctaaaacaattttgttaaaatcttttaCAGCTTAGCTACAGTCAAATTATGTGCATTATGTTCAGGACGGTACGACATTTCCGGTATAAATTCCGGTACAGTTCAAGTCAAACCATACcttttaaacttataattttattctaaaacaattttgttaaaatcttttaCTGCTTAGCTACAGTCAAATTATGTGCATTATGTTCAGAACGGT
It encodes the following:
- the NAI1 gene encoding basic helix-loop-helix (bHLH) DNA-binding superfamily protein (NAI1; FUNCTIONS IN: DNA binding, sequence-specific DNA binding transcription factor activity; INVOLVED IN: regulation of transcription; LOCATED IN: nucleus; EXPRESSED IN: 6 plant structures; EXPRESSED DURING: 4 anthesis; CONTAINS InterPro DOMAIN/s: Helix-loop-helix DNA-binding domain (InterPro:IPR001092), Helix-loop-helix DNA-binding (InterPro:IPR011598); BEST Arabidopsis thaliana protein match is: basic helix-loop-helix (bHLH) DNA-binding superfamily protein (TAIR:AT2G22760.1); Has 3457 Blast hits to 3451 proteins in 191 species: Archae - 0; Bacteria - 0; Metazoa - 118; Fungi - 69; Plants - 3252; Viruses - 0; Other Eukaryotes - 18 (source: NCBI BLink).), with amino-acid sequence MDDSSFMDLMIDTDEYLIDDWESDFPICGETNTNPGSESGSGTGFELLAERPTKQMKTNNNMNSTSSSPSSSSSSGSRTSQVISFGSPDTKTNPVETSLNFSNQVSMDQKVGSKRKDCVNNGGRREPHLLKEHVLAERKRRQKLNERLIALSALLPGLKKTDKATVLEDAIKHLKQLQERVKKLEEERVVTKKMDQSIILVKRSQVYLDDDSSSYSSTCSAASPLSSSSDEVSIFKQTMPMIEARVSDRDLLIRVHCEKNKGCMIKILSSLEKFRLEVVNSFTLPFGNSTLVITILTKMDNKFSRPVEEVVKNIRVALAE
- the PMDH1 gene encoding peroxisomal NAD-malate dehydrogenase 1 (peroxisomal NAD-malate dehydrogenase 1 (PMDH1); FUNCTIONS IN: in 6 functions; INVOLVED IN: regulation of fatty acid beta-oxidation, regulation of photorespiration; LOCATED IN: chloroplast, peroxisome; EXPRESSED IN: 22 plant structures; EXPRESSED DURING: 14 growth stages; CONTAINS InterPro DOMAIN/s: Lactate/malate dehydrogenase, N-terminal (InterPro:IPR001236), Lactate/malate dehydrogenase, C-terminal (InterPro:IPR022383), NAD(P)-binding domain (InterPro:IPR016040), Malate dehydrogenase, NAD-dependent, eukaryote/gamma proteobacteria (InterPro:IPR010097), L-lactate/malate dehydrogenase (InterPro:IPR001557), Malate dehydrogenase, active site (InterPro:IPR001252), Lactate dehydrogenase/glycoside hydrolase, family 4, C-terminal (InterPro:IPR015955); BEST Arabidopsis thaliana protein match is: peroxisomal NAD-malate dehydrogenase 2 (TAIR:AT5G09660.1); Has 16991 Blast hits to 16989 proteins in 5457 species: Archae - 237; Bacteria - 11827; Metazoa - 1259; Fungi - 489; Plants - 758; Viruses - 0; Other Eukaryotes - 2421 (source: NCBI BLink).) produces the protein MDPNQRIARISAHLNPPNLHNQIADGSGLNRVACRAKGGSPGFKVAILGAAGGIGQPLAMLMKMNPLVSVLHLYDVANAPGVTADISHMDTSAVVRGFLGQPQLEEALTGMDLVIIPAGVPRKPGMTRDDLFNINAGIVRTLSEAIAKCCPKAIVNIISNPVNSTVPIAAEVFKKAGTFDPKKLMGVTMLDVVRANTFVAEVMSLDPREVEVPVVGGHAGVTILPLLSQVKPPCSFTQKEIEYLTDRIQNGGTEVVEAKAGAGSATLSMAYAAVEFADACLRGLRGDANIVECAYVASHVTELPFFASKVRLGRCGIDEVYGLGPLNEYERMGLEKAKKELSVSIHKGVTFAKK